The Kaustia mangrovi genome has a segment encoding these proteins:
- a CDS encoding tripartite tricarboxylate transporter TctB family protein yields MRVSDATLGGGLVIFAIALAGYSQTFPDIPGQSYGAALFPTLVALGFAGCGVTLIVQGAGHGEPLLVRADWAREPRAMLAVSGTVLGMAAYIVLAPEIGFVPTMVALLMILFALTRVRWWVALPLALVATLAIEKVFADLLLVPLPLGLMPRLPW; encoded by the coding sequence ATGCGCGTTTCCGACGCCACGCTCGGCGGGGGCCTCGTGATCTTCGCGATCGCCCTCGCCGGCTATTCGCAGACCTTTCCCGACATTCCGGGCCAGAGCTACGGGGCGGCCCTGTTCCCCACGCTCGTCGCCCTGGGCTTTGCCGGGTGCGGGGTCACGCTGATCGTCCAGGGGGCGGGCCACGGCGAACCGCTTCTCGTGCGCGCCGACTGGGCGCGCGAGCCGCGCGCGATGCTCGCCGTCTCCGGCACCGTTCTCGGCATGGCCGCCTATATCGTGCTCGCCCCGGAGATCGGCTTCGTGCCGACCATGGTCGCGCTGCTGATGATCCTGTTCGCCCTCACGCGGGTGCGATGGTGGGTGGCGCTGCCGCTCGCCCTCGTCGCAACGCTCGCCATCGAGAAGGTCTTCGCCGACCTTCTCCTCGTCCCCCTTCCGCTCGGCCTGATGCCGCGGCTGCCATGGTAG
- a CDS encoding tripartite tricarboxylate transporter permease: protein MTPIETALGLVFQWDVMVAIVSAALFGLAVGAIPGLTATMATALLVPITFFMAPVPAVGMMVTCAAMAIFAGDIPGALLRIPGTPASAAYTDEAYAMTRKGQAELALGANLLFSALGGLFGTAVLILAAPTLAEIALKFSSFEYFWMALLGLTCAVFIGARHPVKGLVSLFIGLFVASIGLGNPAAVPRFTFGSTDLLAGIDFIPAMIGLFAVSEVLRAMAQGAPRWTIDQTSMGNPFRGWGRLVRTYWRQQIRGNLIGTGIGALPGSGADIGAWVAYATARKFSRTPEKFGTGHLEGIVESTSANNSALSSAWIPALVFGIPGDTITAIVIGVLYVKGMNPGPTLFLFQPQNVYAVFLIFIAANLLLIPLGWAAIKLARRILTVPRTILMPIILAFCIVGAFASSNSSYGIIVMAVFGVLGFLMEENDIPVAPCILGIVIGPMLEKHFITSMIKSDGDLLAFFDRPIAAALGAATLAIWLWPVAMRAWRGRSAPAHRNLETGSQEEGDS from the coding sequence ATGACCCCCATCGAAACGGCGCTCGGCCTCGTCTTCCAGTGGGACGTGATGGTCGCCATCGTGTCCGCCGCCCTGTTCGGGCTGGCGGTCGGGGCGATCCCGGGGCTGACGGCGACCATGGCGACGGCGCTTCTGGTGCCGATCACCTTCTTCATGGCCCCCGTTCCCGCCGTCGGCATGATGGTGACCTGCGCGGCCATGGCGATCTTTGCCGGCGACATACCCGGCGCGCTCCTGCGCATTCCCGGAACGCCAGCCTCGGCGGCCTATACGGACGAGGCCTACGCCATGACCCGCAAGGGCCAGGCGGAGCTTGCGCTCGGCGCCAACCTGCTCTTTTCCGCGCTTGGCGGGCTGTTCGGCACCGCGGTGCTCATCCTCGCCGCGCCGACCCTTGCCGAGATCGCGCTCAAATTCTCCTCCTTCGAATATTTCTGGATGGCGCTGCTCGGCCTCACCTGCGCCGTCTTCATCGGCGCGCGCCATCCGGTGAAGGGGCTCGTCAGCCTGTTCATCGGCCTGTTCGTGGCGAGCATCGGGCTCGGCAATCCGGCCGCCGTTCCCCGCTTCACCTTCGGGTCGACGGACCTTCTGGCCGGGATCGACTTCATCCCCGCCATGATCGGCCTGTTCGCCGTCTCCGAGGTGCTGCGCGCCATGGCCCAGGGCGCGCCGCGCTGGACGATCGACCAGACTTCCATGGGCAACCCCTTTCGCGGCTGGGGACGGCTCGTCAGGACCTATTGGCGCCAGCAGATCCGCGGCAATCTCATCGGCACCGGCATCGGCGCCCTGCCGGGCTCGGGCGCGGATATCGGCGCCTGGGTCGCCTATGCCACGGCGCGGAAGTTCTCGCGCACCCCGGAGAAGTTCGGCACCGGCCATCTGGAAGGGATCGTGGAGAGCACATCGGCCAACAATTCCGCACTGTCGAGCGCCTGGATCCCCGCGCTCGTCTTCGGCATTCCCGGCGACACCATCACCGCCATCGTCATCGGCGTGCTCTATGTGAAGGGCATGAACCCGGGCCCGACTCTGTTCCTGTTCCAGCCGCAGAACGTCTATGCGGTGTTCCTGATCTTCATCGCGGCGAACCTCCTGCTCATCCCGCTCGGCTGGGCGGCGATCAAGCTCGCCCGACGCATCCTTACCGTGCCGCGGACGATCCTGATGCCGATCATCCTCGCCTTCTGCATCGTCGGCGCCTTCGCCTCGTCGAATTCGAGCTACGGCATCATCGTCATGGCTGTGTTCGGCGTTCTGGGCTTCCTCATGGAGGAGAACGACATTCCGGTCGCCCCGTGCATTCTCGGTATTGTCATCGGGCCGATGCTGGAGAAACATTTCATCACCTCGATGATCAAGTCCGACGGCGATCTGCTCGCGTTCTTCGACCGCCCGATCGCCGCCGCTCTCGGAGCCGCCACGCTCGCCATCTGGCTGTGGCCCGTCGCCATGCGGGCCTGGCGGGGGCGGTCGGCTCCGGCGCACCGCAATCTCGAGACAGGCTCACAGGAAGAAGGAGACAGTTGA
- a CDS encoding Bug family tripartite tricarboxylate transporter substrate binding protein yields the protein MFRRTVLTLAAGVAAFAMSLPVAGLARAEYPERPLTIIVPWGAGGGTDATARIVASVLEGELGQPVNVVNRTGGSGVVGHQAIADAEPDGYTLGLATVEIGMMHWQGLTELTYEAYTPLALMNEDPAGLQVSADSDFADAKALVASIKDNPGEHKASGTGQGGIWHLALAGMLNSMDIDPQAAPWVPSNGAAEGLQDLVAGGVDIVPCSLPEARSLIDAGRVKSLAIMSDKRAALFPDVPTLKEATGSDWMLGAWRGVVGPKGLPDDVSKTLIAALEKVYNSKEYKEFMAGRGYGVRWASGQEFESFMAQSNESLGSVMKAVGLAK from the coding sequence ATGTTCAGGAGGACCGTCCTCACGCTCGCCGCGGGCGTGGCCGCCTTTGCCATGTCGCTGCCGGTTGCCGGGCTCGCCCGCGCGGAGTATCCGGAGCGCCCGCTCACCATCATCGTGCCCTGGGGCGCGGGCGGCGGCACGGACGCCACCGCGCGCATCGTCGCCTCGGTTCTGGAAGGCGAGCTCGGACAGCCCGTCAATGTGGTGAACCGGACCGGCGGCTCCGGCGTCGTCGGCCATCAGGCCATCGCCGATGCCGAGCCCGACGGCTATACGCTGGGGCTCGCCACCGTCGAGATCGGCATGATGCACTGGCAGGGTCTGACGGAGCTGACCTACGAGGCCTACACGCCGCTGGCGCTCATGAACGAGGACCCGGCGGGCCTTCAGGTGAGCGCCGATTCCGACTTCGCCGACGCCAAGGCGCTCGTCGCGTCGATCAAGGACAATCCGGGCGAGCACAAGGCCTCCGGCACGGGCCAGGGCGGCATCTGGCACCTCGCGCTCGCCGGTATGCTCAACAGCATGGATATCGATCCTCAGGCCGCGCCCTGGGTGCCGAGCAACGGCGCGGCGGAGGGCCTGCAGGACCTCGTGGCCGGCGGCGTCGACATCGTGCCCTGCTCGCTGCCGGAAGCGCGCTCGCTGATCGATGCCGGCCGGGTGAAGTCGCTCGCCATCATGTCCGACAAGCGCGCCGCGCTGTTCCCCGACGTGCCGACGCTGAAGGAGGCGACGGGATCCGACTGGATGCTCGGCGCATGGCGCGGCGTGGTCGGGCCGAAGGGCCTGCCGGACGACGTGTCCAAGACGCTGATCGCGGCGCTGGAGAAAGTCTACAACTCCAAGGAATACAAGGAGTTCATGGCCGGCCGCGGCTATGGCGTGCGCTGGGCGTCGGGCCAGGAGTTCGAGAGCTTCATGGCGCAGAGCAACGAATCGCTCGGCTCCGTCATGAAGGCTGTCGGCCTCGCGAAATAA
- a CDS encoding ABC transporter substrate-binding protein — translation MTRPFTVNRRTVLAGTAALAGLAVPYGRALAAAPRRGGTLRVSVDQAIAKLNPLIVRVNPEYLVAELLYSGLTRLDPEMAAEPDLAESWSSNDELTEWTFTLRDGLVFHDGSPCTAKDVVATFEAILDPDTASPGLKNVGPIDTVTAKDERTVVFALKAPYADLPVTLAYTNAKIVPAAIIESGLDRLAGEAVGTGPFKLETFEPERIVAVTRNDAYYDQERPYLDRVEVLVYPDQTAEGSALIAGDTDLMTSVQPTEFSRLERASGIQGLRVPSGQFCNVNMACNQKPFDDERVRQALALTVDREAMVNFVTEGFGTPGNDTPISPAYRFYLDQPAKMPDIDKAKSLLADAGYPDGIEATLIASDKPSVRTQLAVALREMAKPAGFSIEVQTMPHSTYLDQVWKKGAFYVGFYNMQPTADAIFSLLYTSDAPWNETHWNNETFDKAVMEARRTLDEGARRELYAEAQRLMADKVPSIIPAFFDLLGAKRDYVDGYVLHPRGAVFRLDYVSLGDGAPTRG, via the coding sequence ATGACCCGACCGTTCACCGTCAACCGCCGCACCGTGCTTGCGGGCACCGCTGCCCTTGCCGGCCTCGCCGTGCCCTATGGCCGGGCGCTTGCCGCAGCCCCCCGGCGCGGCGGCACGCTGCGCGTCAGCGTCGACCAGGCCATCGCCAAGCTCAACCCGCTGATCGTGCGGGTGAACCCGGAATATCTGGTCGCGGAGTTGCTCTATTCGGGCCTCACGAGGCTCGATCCGGAGATGGCGGCCGAGCCCGACCTCGCGGAGAGCTGGAGCAGCAACGACGAACTCACCGAATGGACCTTCACGCTCCGCGACGGGCTCGTCTTCCACGACGGCTCGCCGTGCACGGCGAAGGACGTCGTCGCGACATTCGAGGCGATCCTCGATCCCGACACCGCCTCGCCGGGGCTGAAGAATGTCGGCCCCATCGACACGGTCACCGCCAAAGACGAGCGCACCGTCGTCTTCGCCCTCAAGGCGCCCTATGCGGACCTGCCCGTCACCCTGGCCTACACCAACGCCAAGATCGTGCCGGCCGCGATCATCGAGAGCGGCCTCGACCGGCTGGCCGGCGAAGCGGTCGGGACCGGCCCGTTCAAGCTGGAGACCTTCGAGCCGGAGCGCATCGTCGCCGTCACCCGCAACGATGCCTATTACGACCAGGAGAGGCCTTATCTCGACCGGGTCGAGGTGCTCGTCTATCCCGACCAGACGGCGGAAGGCTCCGCGCTCATCGCCGGCGACACCGACCTCATGACGAGCGTCCAGCCGACCGAGTTCTCCAGGCTCGAGCGCGCCTCCGGCATTCAGGGCCTCAGGGTGCCCTCCGGGCAGTTCTGCAACGTCAACATGGCTTGCAACCAGAAGCCCTTCGACGACGAGCGCGTGCGCCAGGCGCTGGCCCTGACGGTCGACCGCGAGGCCATGGTGAACTTCGTCACCGAAGGCTTCGGCACGCCGGGCAACGACACGCCGATCAGCCCGGCCTATCGCTTCTATCTCGACCAGCCCGCCAAGATGCCCGACATCGACAAGGCCAAGTCGCTGCTCGCCGATGCAGGCTATCCGGATGGGATCGAGGCTACGCTGATCGCCTCCGACAAGCCGTCCGTGCGCACCCAGCTCGCCGTGGCCCTGCGCGAGATGGCCAAGCCCGCAGGCTTCAGCATCGAAGTGCAGACCATGCCGCACAGCACCTATCTCGATCAGGTGTGGAAGAAGGGCGCGTTCTATGTCGGCTTCTACAACATGCAGCCGACCGCGGACGCAATCTTCTCCCTGCTCTACACCTCCGACGCGCCGTGGAACGAGACGCACTGGAACAACGAGACCTTCGACAAGGCGGTCATGGAGGCCCGCCGGACCCTCGACGAGGGCGCGCGCCGGGAGCTCTATGCCGAGGCCCAGCGCCTGATGGCCGACAAGGTGCCCTCCATCATCCCGGCCTTTTTCGACCTGCTGGGCGCCAAGCGCGACTATGTGGACGGCTATGTGCTCCATCCGCGCGGTGCCGTCTTCCGGCTCGACTATGTGTCGCTCGGCGACGGCGCGCCGACGCGCGGCTGA
- a CDS encoding fumarylacetoacetate hydrolase family protein yields MKLLRYGAPGAERPGLLDAEGRIRDLSDHVADIGPDTLAPDALKSLAALDPASLPAVEGDPRIGVPVSRIGKLVAIGLNFSDHAAESNLPIPEEPIIFMKATSSITGPNDEVVIPRGSKKTDWEVELGVVIGKRASYVTVDDALDHVAGFCVVNDVSEREYQIERGGTWDKGKGCDTFGPIGPWLVTRDEIADVQALGMWLDVNGERRQTGTTAKMIFDVKTLVSYISEFMTLEPGDVITTGTPPGVGMGLKPEAVFLKAGDVMELGIEGLGQQRQQCVAWTARG; encoded by the coding sequence ATGAAGCTGTTGCGTTACGGTGCCCCGGGCGCCGAGCGGCCCGGCCTGCTCGATGCCGAGGGCCGGATCCGGGACCTGTCCGACCATGTGGCCGATATCGGGCCCGATACGCTCGCGCCGGACGCGCTGAAGTCGCTTGCCGCACTCGACCCCGCGAGCCTGCCGGCCGTGGAGGGCGATCCGCGCATCGGCGTGCCGGTCTCGCGGATCGGCAAGCTGGTGGCCATTGGCCTCAATTTCTCCGACCATGCCGCGGAATCGAACCTGCCGATCCCGGAAGAGCCGATCATCTTCATGAAGGCGACGAGCTCGATCACGGGACCCAATGACGAGGTGGTCATCCCGCGCGGCTCCAAAAAGACCGACTGGGAAGTGGAGCTCGGCGTCGTGATCGGCAAGCGGGCGAGCTATGTTACGGTCGACGACGCGCTCGACCATGTCGCCGGCTTCTGCGTCGTCAACGACGTGTCGGAGCGCGAGTACCAGATCGAGCGCGGCGGCACCTGGGACAAGGGCAAGGGCTGCGACACCTTCGGCCCCATCGGCCCCTGGCTCGTCACCCGCGACGAGATCGCCGACGTGCAGGCCCTCGGCATGTGGCTCGACGTGAACGGCGAGCGCCGCCAGACGGGCACGACCGCCAAGATGATCTTCGATGTGAAGACGCTGGTCAGCTATATCAGCGAGTTCATGACGCTCGAGCCCGGCGATGTCATCACCACGGGCACCCCGCCCGGCGTCGGCATGGGGCTGAAGCCCGAGGCCGTGTTCCTCAAGGCGGGCGACGTGATGGAGCTTGGCATCGAGGGCCTCGGCCAGCAGCGCCAGCAATGCGTCGCCTGGACGGCGCGCGGCTGA
- a CDS encoding GntR family transcriptional regulator, whose translation MTLVNDKKRAAGEGGDAPDGTIKRLSSEGVAPLYEVVKRHISEAILLGTWPPGTVLPGEVALAQKFGVAVGTVRRALADLTAEGLLSRRRKTGTVVTGRSPHHSLRFFFQYFRLHGRDGALQRSTTSDLSVEVGRATTEERAGLELEEGAEVLRLRRVRNVDGRPIMHDRFVLPADRLPGFPHDGAEVPDLLYLHLLERYGIRISAVRERLSAELASDEDAERLGLDRPAAVMVIEEIAYDQAGAPVIVAAHRATTQDHCYINEIR comes from the coding sequence ATGACGCTTGTCAACGACAAAAAACGGGCAGCCGGCGAGGGCGGCGACGCGCCTGACGGCACCATCAAACGGCTGAGCTCGGAAGGGGTGGCGCCGCTCTACGAGGTGGTAAAGCGGCACATTTCGGAGGCCATCCTGCTCGGCACCTGGCCGCCCGGAACGGTCCTGCCCGGCGAGGTGGCACTTGCCCAGAAATTCGGCGTGGCGGTCGGAACGGTCCGCCGCGCGCTGGCCGATCTCACCGCGGAAGGCCTGTTGTCGCGCCGGCGCAAGACCGGCACGGTCGTCACCGGGCGCAGCCCGCATCACAGCCTGCGCTTCTTCTTCCAGTATTTCCGCCTGCACGGGCGCGACGGCGCGCTGCAGCGCTCGACGACGTCCGATCTTTCCGTCGAGGTCGGCAGGGCGACGACGGAGGAGCGCGCGGGACTCGAGCTGGAGGAGGGCGCGGAGGTTCTCCGGCTGCGCCGCGTGCGCAATGTGGACGGCCGGCCGATCATGCACGACCGGTTCGTCCTGCCGGCCGACCGCCTTCCCGGCTTCCCGCACGATGGCGCGGAGGTGCCCGACCTGCTCTATCTCCACCTGCTGGAGCGCTATGGTATCCGTATCTCCGCCGTGCGCGAGCGGCTGTCGGCGGAGCTTGCGAGCGACGAGGATGCGGAGAGGCTCGGCCTCGACCGTCCCGCAGCCGTGATGGTGATCGAGGAGATCGCCTACGACCAGGCCGGCGCCCCGGTCATCGTGGCCGCGCACCGCGCGACCACGCAAGACCATTGCTATATCAACGAGATCAGATAG
- a CDS encoding M20 family metallopeptidase → MRLHETTAPLSQAWDRIAEDDTAIADDLARLIAADTSFPPGDGYPAFADLMESLLAPLGFRFRRVTVPRLLWHVDGSGAEGERVNLIAERKTGRPVSSLYYHVDTVPPGAGWTKPPLALTREGNRLHGRGAADMKGTIAATLAALRAAGATGLALRFDPTLLLCTDEEGGLYPGIRHLAEQGLIEGHLVSFNGGAAPRIWAGCFGSIDLKITVHGRGAHSGDPVGGINAAEEAIPLLNALMALKTKVEGRVSAMPPPPHRAGRPLHGRLTVAAMHGGQKGSSLPAEFEILVNRRYAPEEAFEEVLAELETTVREAMAPSVALSVDIRMIGHLAPVSDPTGPHWPRWQAALAAGFGWDPAEFRPWGSSTSSDMGFVQQAGIREILLAGLSRPDNNTHAPDEFTTMDDVVALARAILLYLSEDFTTRTGA, encoded by the coding sequence ATGAGGCTCCACGAGACAACCGCACCGCTGTCGCAAGCCTGGGACCGTATCGCCGAGGACGATACGGCCATCGCCGACGATCTCGCGCGCCTCATCGCGGCCGATACCTCCTTCCCTCCGGGCGACGGCTATCCCGCCTTCGCCGATCTCATGGAATCGCTGCTCGCCCCGCTCGGCTTCCGCTTCCGCCGTGTCACCGTTCCGCGCCTTCTCTGGCATGTGGACGGCTCCGGCGCGGAGGGCGAACGGGTCAATCTGATCGCGGAGCGCAAGACGGGTCGCCCCGTTTCCAGCCTCTACTACCATGTCGACACCGTACCGCCAGGGGCGGGATGGACAAAACCGCCGCTCGCCCTGACCCGCGAGGGCAACCGCCTTCATGGCCGGGGCGCGGCCGACATGAAGGGCACCATCGCCGCGACGCTCGCGGCCCTGCGCGCCGCCGGGGCAACGGGCCTCGCTCTGCGCTTCGACCCCACATTGCTCCTGTGTACCGACGAGGAGGGCGGGCTTTATCCGGGCATCCGCCATCTCGCCGAACAGGGGCTGATCGAGGGGCATCTGGTGAGCTTCAACGGTGGTGCGGCGCCGCGCATCTGGGCAGGCTGCTTCGGAAGCATCGACCTGAAGATCACCGTCCATGGCCGTGGCGCCCATTCGGGCGACCCCGTCGGCGGCATCAACGCCGCGGAGGAGGCGATCCCCCTCCTGAACGCGCTGATGGCGCTCAAGACGAAGGTCGAGGGGCGCGTCTCCGCCATGCCCCCGCCGCCCCACCGCGCAGGCCGCCCCCTCCACGGGCGCCTCACCGTCGCGGCCATGCATGGCGGCCAGAAAGGGTCCTCGCTGCCGGCCGAGTTCGAGATCCTCGTCAATCGCCGCTATGCGCCGGAAGAAGCCTTCGAGGAGGTTCTGGCAGAGCTCGAGACCACGGTCCGCGAGGCGATGGCGCCGTCGGTGGCGTTGAGCGTCGATATCCGCATGATCGGCCATCTGGCCCCGGTTTCCGACCCCACGGGCCCGCACTGGCCGCGCTGGCAGGCCGCCCTTGCGGCGGGCTTCGGCTGGGATCCGGCGGAATTCCGCCCCTGGGGCTCTTCGACGAGCTCCGACATGGGCTTCGTGCAGCAGGCGGGCATCCGCGAGATCCTGCTCGCCGGCCTGTCGCGGCCCGACAACAACACCCATGCGCCCGACGAGTTCACCACCATGGACGACGTCGTCGCGCTGGCACGTGCCATCCTGCTCTATCTGAGCGAAGACTTCACCACAAGAACCGGGGCCTAA
- a CDS encoding ABC transporter permease — protein sequence MSPTYLVKRCGLIVYTLAVVSVIVFAITQILPADAAVMMLGQNATPEALAAVRERLGLNDPIWMQYLHWLGGVLRGDFGTSLRTGQAVGPMMVEALGRSLLLAGLSIALMLALAIPLGIVAAIRRGRFADLLVSVVSYVGVSLPEFVTATVVVLVFADWLQILPATGYVPLTEDPGAGLAHLALPVVTVSVILIAHVSRMVRSELVDVLHTDYIRAARLKGLSERTVLFKHGLRNALLPTITIVALDIGYLLGGIIVVEEIFALPGIGRQLIVAIEARDLPAIQAGALIMAATYSVANFAADMAYAWLDRRIQYD from the coding sequence GTGTCGCCAACCTATCTCGTCAAGCGCTGCGGCCTGATCGTCTATACGCTGGCCGTGGTCTCGGTGATCGTGTTCGCGATCACCCAGATCCTCCCCGCCGACGCGGCGGTGATGATGCTGGGCCAGAACGCGACGCCGGAGGCGCTCGCCGCCGTGCGCGAGCGTCTCGGCCTCAACGACCCGATCTGGATGCAGTATCTGCACTGGCTCGGCGGTGTCCTTCGCGGCGATTTCGGCACATCGCTGCGCACCGGCCAGGCAGTCGGGCCGATGATGGTCGAGGCGCTCGGCCGTTCTCTCCTGCTCGCCGGCCTGTCGATCGCGCTGATGCTCGCGCTCGCCATCCCGCTCGGCATCGTCGCCGCCATCCGCCGCGGGCGCTTCGCCGACCTCCTGGTCAGCGTCGTCTCCTATGTCGGCGTGTCGCTGCCGGAATTCGTGACGGCGACCGTGGTCGTCCTCGTCTTCGCCGACTGGCTCCAGATCCTGCCCGCCACGGGCTACGTGCCGCTCACGGAGGATCCCGGGGCCGGGCTTGCCCATCTCGCCCTGCCGGTGGTCACCGTGTCGGTGATCCTGATCGCCCATGTCTCGCGCATGGTGCGCTCCGAGCTCGTGGACGTGCTCCATACCGACTACATCCGCGCCGCCCGGCTAAAGGGGCTGTCGGAGCGCACGGTCCTGTTCAAGCACGGGCTCAGGAACGCGCTTCTGCCGACCATCACCATCGTTGCGCTCGATATCGGCTATCTGCTCGGCGGCATCATCGTGGTGGAGGAGATCTTCGCGCTGCCCGGCATCGGCCGCCAGCTCATCGTCGCCATCGAGGCACGCGACCTGCCGGCGATCCAGGCCGGGGCGCTGATCATGGCGGCGACCTATTCCGTCGCCAATTTCGCCGCCGACATGGCCTATGCCTGGCTCGACAGGAGGATCCAGTATGACTGA
- a CDS encoding SDR family oxidoreductase has product MADNERYAVVTGAGTGVGRAAALALIADGWHVALAGRRIEPLEETARLGDPDGTRTLPLPTDVSDPSSIAALFDAVKERFGRLDLLFNNAGMGAPAIPLEDITFEQWTNVVNVNLTGAFLCTQEAFRIMRDQTPRGGRIINNGSISAHVPRPLSAPYTATKHAITGLTRSTSLDGRAYDIACGQVDIGNAATEMTERMTDGVLQPDGTKQPEPRMDVAHVGSTVAYMASLPLDANVQFVTVMATKMPFIGRG; this is encoded by the coding sequence ATGGCAGACAACGAAAGATACGCCGTGGTCACCGGCGCCGGCACGGGGGTGGGGCGCGCGGCGGCGCTGGCGCTCATCGCCGATGGCTGGCACGTGGCGCTGGCCGGCCGGCGTATCGAACCGCTCGAGGAGACCGCCCGGCTGGGCGACCCGGACGGCACGCGCACGCTGCCCCTGCCCACGGACGTCTCCGATCCCTCCTCCATCGCGGCGCTGTTCGACGCGGTGAAGGAGCGGTTCGGGCGGCTCGACCTCCTCTTCAACAATGCCGGCATGGGCGCGCCGGCGATTCCGCTGGAGGACATCACCTTCGAACAATGGACGAATGTGGTGAACGTCAACCTGACCGGCGCCTTCCTGTGCACGCAGGAAGCCTTCCGGATCATGCGCGACCAGACCCCCCGCGGCGGCCGGATCATCAATAACGGCTCGATCTCCGCCCATGTGCCGCGCCCGCTGTCGGCCCCCTACACGGCCACCAAGCACGCCATTACGGGGCTCACCCGCTCCACCTCCCTCGACGGGCGCGCCTACGACATAGCCTGCGGCCAGGTCGACATCGGCAACGCGGCGACCGAGATGACGGAGCGGATGACGGACGGCGTCCTCCAGCCCGACGGCACCAAGCAGCCCGAGCCGCGCATGGACGTCGCCCATGTGGGCTCGACGGTGGCCTATATGGCGAGCCTGCCGCTCGACGCGAATGTGCAGTTCGTCACCGTCATGGCGACCAAGATGCCGTTCATCGGGCGCGGCTGA